A stretch of the Agelaius phoeniceus isolate bAgePho1 chromosome 1, bAgePho1.hap1, whole genome shotgun sequence genome encodes the following:
- the C1H7orf57 gene encoding uncharacterized protein C7orf57 homolog: MPLKQPEKSPLPSQILGLSDLSRAPHEVPLPGCHGKRIKETDSAYVRLAKQGGRPDLLKHYTPVVMKSPPAAYAAPDWFTHCANPAGIEKPRSCVSSLPDFMVHREFMADDHHGKSYERRRGPFEFDMKSVWQREAEDKENADKKKVKLPPISPKYPSRMPTVSTNQEFSGENKLSFPPMPAQRKSEAVNFSKLISSGYGTDWLQQSTGWAKKIEETSENSEHSEDSEGSESPPASNELKATVSGI, translated from the exons ATGCCACTGAAACAACCAGAGAAGAGCCCACTTCCCTCCCAGATTCTGGGTCTCAGTGATCTTTCGAGAGCTCCCCATGAAGTGCCACTGCCTGGGTGCCACGGGAAGAGGATCAAAGAGACTGATTCAGCCTATGTGAGGCTGGCAAAGCAAGGAGGCCGACCTG ACTTACTGAAGCACTACACTCCTGTGGTAATGAAGTCCCCTCCAGCAGCATATGCTGCACCTGACTGGTTCACACACTGTGCCAATCCTGCAGGGATTGAGAAACCACG gagctgtgtttCCTCTCTACCAGATTTTATGGTTCACAGAGAGTTTATGGCTGATGACCATCATGGTAAGAGTTATGAGAGAAGAAGAGGGCCTTTTGAGTTTGATATGAAAAGTGTTTGGCAGCGGGAAGCTGAGGACAAAGAAAATGCAGATAAAAAGAAG GTAAAGCTTCCACCTATAAGCCCTAAATATCCAAGCAGAATGCCAACTGTTTCTACAAACCAGGAATTTAGTGGAGAAAATAAGCTTTCCTTCCCACCCAT GCCTGCTCAGAGAAAAAGTGAAGCAGTAAATTTTAGCAAATTAATAAGCAGTGGTTATGGGACTGACTGGTTGCAGCAGTCTACTGGATGGGCAAAAAAGATTGAAGAAACATCAGAAAATAGTGAGCACTCTGAAG ATTCAGAAGGCTCTGAATCACCACCTGCAAGCAATGAGTTAAAAGCCACCGTTTCAGGGATATAA
- the LOC143694669 gene encoding uncharacterized protein LOC143694669 has translation MVSARKNSCSVFVHHQQKLKLLQNRFYPAGPLAAGGALPRLRRRSQAAPSAGRRGTAETSARPDPRPPPPLPYPLSAPIVPRPGLGDTAGIPPSARERAAGCRGARRDAVLTGTAGSAAGKRGERLAVPGRAAGRPAEPHPASGGTAPPRARLTPCAPGRLREAPCSGAGTGSGCDAESGGDAARGSGHRRESCCQGNGPSGGPYHGDCRYRYSPRADVYSDSKEFPDMAKITIDALA, from the exons ATGGTTTCTGCAAGGAAAAACTCTTGTTCGGTGTTCGTCCATCATCAGCAAAAGCTGAAGTTGCTGCAAAATCGATTTTACCCTGCCGGTCCCCTCGCTGCTGGCGGAGCGCTCCCCCGGCTCCGCAGACGAAGTCAAGCGGCCCCATCCGCCGGACGCCGCGGCACGGCCGAAACGAGCGCTCGCCCGGACCCacgcccgccgcccccgcttCCCTACCCACTCTCCGCCCCCATTGTCCCGCGACCGGGGCTGGGAGACACTGCAGGCATCCCACCATCCGCCCGGGAGCGGGCCGCGGGCTGCCGGGGCGCACGGCGGGATGCGGTTCTCACCGGGACAGCGGGATCCGCTGCTGGGAAACGAGGAGAGCGGCTCGCTGTTCCCGGGCGGGCTGCGGGGCGCCCGGCCGAGCCACATCCCGCCAGCGGCGGCaccgccccgccccgggcccggTTAACTCCCTGCGCGCCGGGGAGGCTGCGGGAAGCGCCGTGTTCCGGGGCGGGCACAGGGAGCGGCTGTGATGCCGAGAGCGGTGGGGATGCAGCCCGGGGCTCCGGGCATCGGCGGGAGAGTTGCTGCCAAGGGAACGGGCCTTCGGGAGGACCTTATCATGGAGATTGCAGATACAGATACAG CCCGAGAGCAGACGTCTATTCAGATTCCAAAGAATTCCCGGACATGGCTAAGATAACGATCGACGCTTTAGCGTAA